The Plodia interpunctella isolate USDA-ARS_2022_Savannah chromosome 28, ilPloInte3.2, whole genome shotgun sequence nucleotide sequence aacaaaatgtaggtAGCCCAACAATTAATGCTGTCGCTAGCGCATCACTTGCTTCTCACTATACGCAGCGATACAATAGCCCGCACCGGacaaccacagatataaaacgTAATGATAACTAGATGTGACCAGTCATGGCATAGCGTAAACAATATGTCCTTAACAATTTTCAGTgttatttgtacatattagtacacatgttttttatttatcacgtCTCATTCTCAACTAATACTGTTTCATAGGTACATGTGTTTATCTCATACATGTCTTATGCCTTGGTCACACATCTTTATGCAAGTATATGAGATCAGATCATTACGGGCCAGACAGAGCGAAAATTATCCGAAACTAAAATCAACCAACGTGAAGACGATTCAGCAATTATGTCAAATTCACTATGATTTAAGCAAATTCTTGGCctcaatttaaatatctattaacGCCACAAAAAGACAGAGTgaactaaattcaaatttacgtaaagaaatttatatgaGTGAAACCCTAAAAATCCAGAGAGATAAATGGAACTCACTTTGAAAAATCAAATGGACGtttgtcatttttgttatCACATTTGGTATCTTCGGACATgcttttactaataatattttttagctGTAAGTTGTGAGCTTGTAGCTGTATTATTCTATCAATAAGTTCctgtaaatttttaagatatttaaaaaattgaatgcATAAGAggttatgtttctttttttctacaattatGATTCCATACATTTTTGTCCAAACTTGAGAGTTCATCTCGTGATGCACCTTTTAGTTTTTTAGGTTTCGGTGGtactttattcatattttccaCAATTGAATtcttataatttgttattattagctTTGTTTACAATTCACGATATCGGATCGCACACTGTCATACATGAAATGACATTGAGAGTTTAAGGTacaaaaagaatttttttcGTTGCTCTTAGGAACAGATCAGAACGATGCGCTGCCAAGGCATCTTTCAGTTTCTCTcggccatggaattagtaggtactccgttgtacgaagtacttattaaatccatgctcTCGGCATTTTGTGCGAGCTTATCATTAATAAAAGTCGGTTCttttcacagatataaaaacatttttttcgacAACCTCtttggcgcagtggtaaggttcttgccactgaaccgagaggtcccgggtttgatccccggtcgggtcataatggaaaatgatctttttctgattggcccgggtcttggatgtttatttatatatgtatttattatataaatatagtatcgttgagttagtatcccataatacaagtctcgaacttactttggggctagctcaatctgtgtgattcgtctcaatataatatatatatatttaacttttctCACATAAAGTTGtactaaatatatgtattaagtCCTTacatgaaattggcgttttgtcGCACTGACCCAcatggtttttcattgcggtaagcTCTCAAACAAATTAATCAATGTTCATACATTCGCGTCGGCAGCGTCTCTATGAATTACATAGTGTAAAGCCGACAAACATTCTAGTAatcaagattattttattgattagtCTCCAACAATTTCCTCTCAAAGCTTAGATCACTCCAGCACTTCCTAGCCTCAGAAACGCAGGATTTACcacaaaaatgaaacaaaaaaatctaaataactgttttatttcttaaaaactactctttctccataatttctggTAGATCTCTCTCCGTCTCCTGGTCGAAATAATTTTCAGGTATGACGTAATCTTCTGGCGGTCGCATGGGACCGTACACTTTTTTCggcgcttcttcttcacttttACTACTCTCAGACGCTGTCTCGCTTGGACCTTGAAAtttaacaacaacaaaataaaaatatacatagaaaTGTGGCTAagcgtggatgtcgtacaaggcgactaagggactcATAGCCAAGGTAGCAATATaagtaacaatagcattcatAAGAAggtttgacgtcaggcaggcgtcctgtaaaatcacagccgaatttttaaaattttatggttatttttacattgacCTCGGGCttcacggcgtcacagccccgatgagagtaaaattagaaatatatttttatctacgaCCATCACTTTTTTGTTTGAAGGAAAAGGAAGATATGACGGCGTCTATAGCTCCCTGTCTACTGTTATACTTTCTTGTACGAGCGAATCGAAAGAACCACATACATACTATATACTACGGTCTGACTTGTGGTATTACTATACTTAATGCCCTATACATTATCGCGATACAATTTTCCGAATTCTAGCTAATTCGTATACAATGCTGGCTTTTAATTGCGGTAAATTTAACCTCTAATACAAACTGTACAATGGTCTTATATTCAGTGTGTATCTGGCTTACCTTTCTTATCTCCTGTAGACTTCTCACTCTCCCCCTCAGTTCTGGAACCCTCGCTTTCTCCCTCGTCAGAATCCACTTCCTCAACGAACTCCGCTTCTTCCTTCTTCACCTCTATCCTCACTTTTGGCCGGCGTTCCATGTCCTCTTTTAACTTTATCctgtttttaatacatttttattaaactacaTTAAGCCTATATATCGATATGTATTTCAGAATAGGATAGAACCAgcaagtcaaatcagataatcctatttgtaaatttaatattacggTACTTTATGTACGTAGTCGTGAGTaggtatatctatttatttcgaATCGCGAAGTACAActagtaaataagtaaacacataatacttttatccatgtgtcaaaaaccaaatattattatgaggTTTGTATTGTAGGAGATgagtcaaaaataattttaattatattttaataagaacaaaaaaatatgtgctaaatgttactttatataaaattgatcaattaaagtgacatttgattatcgtgtttcattatgtgaatgaatttatactttttataaataacctaTTATTTGCagaatatcaatatatttgcataaaattttactaaataaaaaggtgttacatttaatatacaatacaatatcaTCAATACAATGTCCCATATTTTTTCTACGCTAACCCAGGGCTTCGAGGCATCACAGCATAGAATGCAACACGCGAGACACAACTAGAAGTCATTAAACAATTGCACTAGCAAATAACCTCACCTCTTCCCATAGACAACGGAGTTGCTCCCGATTTTGACCGCCATCTTGTTTCCCGTTCTCTCCTCCTTTTTGATCAATGGCGGCAAATGGGCTGGCCTCGCTATTTCCGCTAACCGCTGGACTTTTGACAGTTCCGCTTGCAGTTTTCTTATGTTCATCTGCGAATGAATAAAATGGAGGCTTTACTGTTTTTCGATTGGTCGAGTTTTGACAAACatccgtactaatattataaatgcgaaagtctgtctgttccgctggaccgattttaattaaatttgatatggTACGAAGTTAAAGACCCCagttcaaatataggctatattattttttccaaaaaagtAGCATACATTTAAACAATTGGCTTTATTTAGACGTAACGTTTTTCTGTGCCAAGAGTACTGAATACTGTACTATAAGGTCCACAAGTATATCAATAATGCTTCCGTAATCATAAGATCGGAGTATATCAATCTTAATTTCTCATTAGAAATTACGCCTTTAGCGCGACGCTCGGTTTCCCGCTTAATCTACTCATAAAGACGTCAATAAATTAGACTATTAACCTAGCTTcgaattttattaagaaacaacgccatctagtggcgAGAGATTCGCTATATTTACGTTGTTTTTCCCTGCCTTCTGCCAAGAAAGTACTAGGAACCCATAAGTGaagtatgtcaaaataaatataaatatgtcgAAAATAACTTCTAAAAACTACTAGCCAGCTACTTCAAAGTACCAGGTCATCATAAGTTCGAAGTATATCAATCTTACCTTAGCATTAGAAATGTCGGCTTTTTGCGCGACGCTCTGTTTCCCGCTCAAGCTGCTCATGAAGGCGTCCAAAGCGTCTTCGTCGCCAGATTGCTGAACCGGTTTTGAGTTCTCACGAAGCCGAGCGAGGCATTTCTCTTCGGCCgtgatttttgtttcaatgtcTGATATTTGCTTGAGCTGtagaaataatatcataatttattgcacaaattagttgcaaagtacaaaaacaaaagatattttttttatgaatggcCCGAAATTAGTTCATATTTCGAATGTCATATATCCTCTTCAAACAAAACCAGTCACTACACCACTTGAAATAAGAACTGTTTTCGTGTAAACTCACCAAATCATCATACGTGAGAGGTTTATCTGGCTGTTGGTTGTGTTTCTTCATTCGAATACTCCTCTTCTTCTCCACAGCGCCGGTGCGGTCTAAGAATGTGTCGTCATCTGAGTCGTAATAATCGTCAGCGGACCAATCACGTTCTTTGCGGCGACGTGACTCTGTagaatattacatacagttaAAGTGGCGTGTGATTCCACCCTGGAATAGAACGACTCGCTAATAGGTAACAACCGCAATCCCCAAGAGGGTTGGAGCCACGCAGGCGGCTagtcataaaatcagagcaaaatcttcaaaattaaattgaggTTTCGGGCGCCACAGCCGTGAATGGAACACGTGAAGCTTAGAGAGAGTTGTAAATTAGCGTCGTCTATGGGTAACTCTACactagataaaattaataataataccaactaatgttacaaatgcgaaagtaagcttgtttgttacctatcCATGCattactggaccgattgttatgaaatttggtacacagatagaaaataacctggaataacacatagggtacacaTAGGGGTAGggatttttatcccaaaattcccacgggagcgaagcctcgggcacaGCTAGTCCATAATATTTCTCACCATGTTTAGCCTGCCTCAACAGCCCAGCCCTGTCCAGAATCCTGCAGGCCTCCAACGCGCAAGCTATGACAGCTTCCTTCTTCTTTCCTCTGTGCATCACTTCCGCCATCACTGCCCGCCCTCTGGCGTCGTCGATTGGTAACTCTACtctgaaatgttttatttattttatttggtagaCCAACAGCCATACCAGCATGGCGGGACGTGCCGTTTTTTGACTCGAAAATTTAATCGTAGGACAGCTATGTCACGCGTTTGGGATTTCTAgtctaaagaaaaaaaaaacaagacatCGATCAGCATACTTTTCCGCAAATGTATTAAATCTATaggtaattttcaataaaaaaatatttttattaaaaaaataatttttattgaattttgcttttgttttcattaaaaatatgaaaaaatctatttaactatattaatttgtattatcttAATGATAAACAATCCGCGATGGTGGTCCAGTGATCAAGACCGTCGgcctgtgatcgaaaagtcccaggttcgaatcatactcgtgccacatgagtttgtataccaatctgactcatagtAGTTTCCATAGACCAACACtggcttccggtgaaggagaacatcatgaggaaacctgcacactggtgaaCAGTTCGGTTCACTAGTGTATATGCTACTACGCGTGCCACTTGATACCGGTAGGTAGTCGTGAAAACCATGTCAGATGCCtgtaggcgacttgaataaaatctgacaagattgttaccaataaataacacacgataagaaagaaatatataaatataatggcttgtaaaaatattcaccTGCACATAAATTGCCCCGGGCCTCTCTCCTCACAGTCATACACTAACTCGTGTCCCTCTCTCTCGTAGTAACCTCGCAATGTCTTCTTCGGGTCGTCCAAATAGAGTTCCTCATTGGCTGTCACTGCGTATGGATTGTCCGCTAAATCTGGCTCTTCTTCTGCATCTTCTCCTGTGAAAACATTGCTTACACACTTAGTTTCATGACATTTGCATTATTAAGATATGCATGATCTGATGGTGCAGCCAGGATTGGCTCCCGTCGAGAGAACTTAATtgtttatgcaaatcaaaatggAGAAATATCGtagtgatttttggtgtgaagAGATTTGAACAGCTGGAGAGTGATGTACGCTACCTTTTGTCATGGGCGGAGCCGCGGACAACAACTACTGAAAATCATATAGAACATACCCATCCCCCAATCAATGCCCTGTTCCTCTCGCCTCTTCTCTTCAGCCAATCTATCTTTCTCCCTCTGCTCCGTGGCCTCTTTTATCATCCTTTCTCGCTCTGCCTTCATGTTCTGCGCTCTCTGTTTGATTTCTGACACGGATAATTCCGACTCCCCTTCACAATCAAAATCTGGGccctgaaataaaaatcttgatattgttcaaattaattttgagatGTAATTCTATTTAAACTCTTCGAAAATAGTctttcaaattcatttattccttTTAAACAATCCGGTACATGTACGTACAGGTCTACcacttttataagttacacCGATGTACCTGCGCAGAAGTCTAATTTTTGTACGgcgcgaaaatattttagctaatCAGAGCGCGCCATGTTTGTTCACCCGCGAACAGAGCTGTCCGCTATTGTCTGAGTCCGCCGTCGCGTCGTACGCACGaatcattgattttttttttagattttaagaCTTATCTCCTAGTAATAGGgtcgttattttattgagtttgtATTCGGACGCGCTATTCTGCGCCGTCGAATATAGCCGATGTAACTGTATAAACGTGG carries:
- the LOC128681811 gene encoding kanadaptin, producing the protein MEDIKSTSEDCQNEPKIEFKKPVLIGRIGKLPKKAKNDSEKPPEPKAEEKSSESVGDSSSKSNLPPAVLLKELSTPIPYKEPKWSGLCPDGSEYGLEVLKSGMIVEKVDLTSKPYYVFGRLANCDVVMAHPTISRHHAVLQYKAFAAEGEAAAGWYVRDLASTHGTFLNRERLASARYVRVRVGHQLRFGNSTRTYIMLGPDFDCEGESELSVSEIKQRAQNMKAERERMIKEATEQREKDRLAEEKRREEQGIDWGMGEDAEEEPDLADNPYAVTANEELYLDDPKKTLRGYYEREGHELVYDCEERGPGQFMCRVELPIDDARGRAVMAEVMHRGKKKEAVIACALEACRILDRAGLLRQAKHESRRRKERDWSADDYYDSDDDTFLDRTGAVEKKRSIRMKKHNQQPDKPLTYDDLLKQISDIETKITAEEKCLARLRENSKPVQQSGDEDALDAFMSSLSGKQSVAQKADISNAKMNIRKLQAELSKVQRLAEIARPAHLPPLIKKEERTGNKMAVKIGSNSVVYGKRIKLKEDMERRPKVRIEVKKEEAEFVEEVDSDEGESEGSRTEGESEKSTGDKKGPSETASESSKSEEEAPKKVYGPMRPPEDYVIPENYFDQETERDLPEIMEKE